GTTCAATTTACCGGGTTCGATGTATTTTCACTTCAGGTTCATCGGATTTGGTGTATTAGCACatagttttgattttggttttcaaGTTTTGTTGTCATTACTCTctaatttcatttataaaaaaattacaacataACCAAAAAGAGTCCTGATAAGAGCATTTCTCcctattcaatttttttttggtctttatTTTATTGGATCCTTATTTGGTTTTCTGGTTTAACTAAGTACAAACCAATATTTTAGAACCGAAATTCTGATTGAGATCCCAACCCGATATTCTATTGGATACAAccattttttagaaatattatatgaCTAAACTTGAACCAAATCTAAATGAACTTTTATAATATCCGAATGGGATTGAAAttcataaatccaaaaatccaaAACCCAATTGCGTTTGGTATCCCGAATGCCCACAGCCCAGCTCTAGGTATTAGAGTGGGTCTTACACCGTGTACGTGTTTCGAATCAATAATTCATGCTACTAATAatcgaaagagaaagaaagtatTATCACCATTCGAATATAtaagtgttcaaaaaaaaagtattatctCAATAATTTCATTATTATCATGACAAAGTGGGTTTTAAAAATGTGACAGCTAAGATGATGTATACAAACTTGTTTATTTTCCATAAACTTGATGTTTTAAAGACTTTTTTGGGCAGGATACTTCAGGAGATCAAGTCTGAGTATGCGTGAATGCAAGAGACTTCCGCAATATAGATATTTCCCAATCTTGACTCCGGTGGTTAAGTGACTAATTTTATGATCATGGTAAAAGGCGATGGGGTTTCCATCCAAATCCACCTGTAAAACGCCAGCATCCTCCGCGAACATAAGATTGAAGCCCCACTTAGCCACCATGGCTGTGACTTTTCTCAAGAGTGGATACCTCATCGACAGCTTCCACAACGTTGTTACTCCCTGTATTAATTCACAACACCTTTTCAACAGTAatcacacacacagacacaaaaGATGATATAAGCTCATGATAAACATCAATACCTTAGGTATTGCGATCCAGTAATGTCCATCTCCATCAGTGGCGAAGCCAGTGCATGAACAGAGTGAGCACGTGCACCCGTAATGGTTTTGATATTTTACAAATAGTATGCAAAACCTAGTTAGGAGAGATGGTTGACGTGCTCTTGTGCACCCACGATGTCGCGCGTTCGAAGCCCCTATAggcatatattttattttctattagaTTATGCACCCACTGAAAATTTCTTCTAGCTTCGCCCCTGATCTCCATCGTACCGAATGTTATCTGGATAACCCGGTAAGCTTTGAATAAATACCTCCACTCGCTCTTCATTGATGTAATACTTGCTGCATCTTCTTCTGATAACAAAAAGAAAGCAACTTTGAAATTATGATTCAATGAATGCACATAAAGAGGAGATTACAGAGTTGAGAAAGAGGACACTGGAGTTTCGCAGAAGACTAGATGGGTTTGGTCGGGAGACATAGAGATGCCATTAGCGAAGTAAAGGTCTTTTAAAAGGACCCGAGTTGTTCTTGTTGTCGGGTTAAAGCTCATGAGTCGACCATGCGGTTTGCCTTCCAGAAAGTCAAAGCTTGCTTGACTATAATCGTACTTGTAAGAAGCATCCGTGAAATACAAAACGCCGTTATCTCCAACGGCGACTGCATCGGTGAGCTTAAATCTCACTCCTTCTGCTTCATCCGTCAACAACTCCGTCTTCCTACCGTCATCGCTTATGTTCAACAGCCcctaacacacacacacaaatacatcatcatcatctgactGAAGATGCTCAAAAACATTCGAGATCCAAAAAGAGTCACGACCACCAAACCTTGTAGGCGTCTGCGACAATGACTTCTCCATGTAATCCAAAAGCGAGGCCAAGTGGTCTACCGCCAGTATTGACCCAGTCCTCTACGACAGAGTCATTACATGACTCTAGAGCCTTGACACGTTTCACCCATCCATCTAAACAGCCAGTATAGATAAGACCTGAGTCTCGGTCGTAGGCGATATCCTCGGGCTTGTTGAGAAGACCGACGCCAATAAACTCAGCGCCGGTGAGAAGTTGGTCGTTGACAAGCGGAGGGATGGAAGTAGTAGAGTAGACAAGTGCATCGGCGGGAAGATGAGATGGGTCGAAGGTGTCGAGACGGTAGAGAGTGATGGATGCTATGAAGGGGATGATGGTGGAGAAGATGAGAAAACGAcgtgagaagaagagaagaggcaTTGagaaagggtttgtggaagaTGGTGAACAACTCCAAATATTGGTTATGAAAGACGTACACGTTTTGGACCATGTTTGGTATGCAGTCAACCGTTGACTCAGAGAATCTTTAGTTAAATCATTAAGTTTCATATTTAATGGGCTTTGACTATTTTTCCATTAGGCCCAATACGTTTATTTTTTGTCGTGTTCAGTAGGATCTGGGTGAGACTACTACATCAGCTGGCTCTGTTTTGATATGGTTAGAAGCTTTGAACCTTCCTCAGCCACAAGATTTGTTATTTCGTAACGAAACAACTGTAAACCATTTTAGGAAATGAGATTACGAAACGCAAATTAATCACTTTTCTTATACCGTTTAAGTGTATTTAAGTTtgattctttttaaaaacaaagttttgttttaaaacgcTTTTACCATCTAAAGAATTCTCTCCTAGTAATCAATTTTTCTCTAATGTTATTTGGATATGCATGGAGTGTGGACTAACGAAATTACTCAATAGGTGATGACGTGATGAAAACAAACACTTCCTGCATATAATACTACCAAATCATACCTCCGACCTTTAAACCAACATTTCCTGAttggttttgatatttttcaaaCCATGTTCGTTAATGAAAATCATAGGATCAGTAGTTGAAAGGAATAGTTAGTCCAGTCACTTCCTCTCTGCtaacaataaattaattaattatacaaaATCACCAATCTAGCCATTGATTTGAAATCGATGTAAAATGGATCTGGTTCTAGATCCATGATCCATAAAGTCATCATCTACAGTAGGCATGCAAATATAAAACCGGGTCCAGGTTTTCGAACTGAACTGAACAGAGGTTTTCTTCTAAATTTACCTAACCGGGTCTAAGAACACTTCCAATGGAAGGTTCTATCCATTGAATTCTAAATATTaatatgtgtatgtatatattgtatgtGTATGTAGTTGTAGGGTCCACTAAATAGCGTAGAACTCATATCCAAAAGttctaaaaacaaaacttttagAACACCATTAACCTAACAACCTGTAATGGagtgcttaatttttttttcctaattaaAAAATGGACCAATTGCAGGCTGCCACGTATCAGTAGGATCCGCGAACAGTGCAAGCAACGGTGCTTAAACAGGCTACAGAAAAGCTGCTGCTTAAAATTTTATGGGTTCCATTATTTTTTGTGAAGCACCTCCCTAAACACTTAGGGTAAAGATGCTCTTAGAAACTTTGGGTAGGGGTTCTTAGGGATGGgcattcgggtacccattcgggttcggttcgggtctattcgtgtttcgggttttcggagtCAAAGATTTTAgctccattcgggtatttctaaatttcggttcgggttcggtttggatctttgcgggttcggttcgggttcggataacccatttaaatgatttttaaaatttaaaaattcattatatactttaaatttctcaaaatctattaataaaataaaatatcacatataaatttgaataacatatattaaaatacttaaacttaacatataaattggtttggtttcaatagagaatcaatagatatttcaagtatttttggtgttttgagtatttttttagttattttagacatttacttttgactatttgtatatattttcaaatatcttaagcaacttaaaagtatcttatatattttggatatttttagtatacattaaatctaaaataattaatatatttatgtatacaaatctatttcggatacattcAGGTAtccgaaatacttcggttcgggtcgggtttagatttggttctttagataccaaaattttgaacccgtttgaatatttaatcaattttggttcggattcggtactactttttctgatcgggttcggttcgatttTTCGAATTCAGACTTTTTGTCCAGCCCTAAGGGTTCTACACTATTTAGTGGACTCCACAactacatacacatatataatatatatatacatacatattcaTATTTAGAATTCTAATGGATAAACCCCCGTTGAAGATGCTTTAATCTACCCAAATTAtcagtatattttttgtttcatatttcaAAATCCGAAATACCGAATAATTGAACTGAGCTGAATATGTTACTTTGGCTAGTTTCGGAATAATTTTGAAGACCAAATTACCCAcacaaataaaaactaaaaacgtgAAAACCccttttgtaatttatattacAACTATACTAGCCTTATT
The Brassica napus cultivar Da-Ae chromosome A1, Da-Ae, whole genome shotgun sequence DNA segment above includes these coding regions:
- the LOC106437929 gene encoding protein STRICTOSIDINE SYNTHASE-LIKE 5, yielding MKLNDLTKDSLSQRLTAYQTWSKTCTSFITNIWSCSPSSTNPFSMPLLFFSRRFLIFSTIIPFIASITLYRLDTFDPSHLPADALVYSTTSIPPLVNDQLLTGAEFIGVGLLNKPEDIAYDRDSGLIYTGCLDGWVKRVKALESCNDSVVEDWVNTGGRPLGLAFGLHGEVIVADAYKGLLNISDDGRKTELLTDEAEGVRFKLTDAVAVGDNGVLYFTDASYKYDYSQASFDFLEGKPHGRLMSFNPTTRTTRVLLKDLYFANGISMSPDQTHLVFCETPVRRCSKYYINEERVEVFIQSLPGYPDNIRYDGDGHYWIAIPKGVTTLWKLSMRYPLLRKVTAMVAKWGFNLMFAEDAGVLQVDLDGNPIAFYHDHKISHLTTGVKIGKYLYCGSLLHSRILRLDLLKYPAQKSL